From Levilactobacillus zymae, a single genomic window includes:
- a CDS encoding histidine phosphatase family protein produces the protein MMKLYFIRHGKTQWNLEGRFQGAGGDSPLLPESYQQMVQVGRYLRGITFTHAYASPIKRARVTAQHVIRELHQKVPLTLMSRLEEFHLGRMEGQTFTSIQERFPAELDAFRNHPDRYTTAAIGGETFQQVIDRMTPAIQTIVANNPRPQDNVLIVGHGAALNAEINALLATPLADLRKRGGIRNTSVTVLETSDGQHFDLLDWNNTSFLTAAATPTDTI, from the coding sequence ATCATGAAACTATACTTTATTCGTCACGGAAAGACCCAGTGGAATCTGGAAGGGCGTTTCCAGGGGGCCGGGGGCGATTCCCCGCTGTTACCGGAAAGCTACCAGCAAATGGTCCAGGTGGGCCGCTACCTACGCGGCATTACCTTTACCCACGCCTATGCCAGTCCCATTAAACGGGCCCGGGTTACGGCCCAACACGTCATCCGCGAACTTCACCAGAAGGTGCCGTTGACCCTGATGAGTCGCCTAGAGGAATTTCATCTGGGGCGGATGGAGGGACAGACCTTTACGTCGATTCAGGAACGGTTTCCGGCGGAATTGGACGCCTTTCGCAACCATCCCGACCGCTATACCACGGCTGCGATTGGCGGGGAGACCTTCCAGCAGGTGATCGACCGGATGACCCCGGCGATTCAGACCATCGTGGCCAACAACCCCCGGCCACAAGACAACGTGTTGATCGTGGGGCACGGGGCGGCGTTAAACGCCGAGATCAACGCCTTACTGGCGACGCCCTTGGCCGACTTACGTAAGCGCGGTGGGATTCGTAACACCAGCGTCACGGTCCTCGAGACCAGTGACGGGCAACACTTTGACCTGTTGGACTGGAACAACACCAGCTTTCTGACGGCCGCCGCAACGCCAACCGATACGATTTAG
- a CDS encoding tetratricopeptide repeat protein has product MTEPTSAGRAADKQRSEKLVHQLVQQITQEPGKFEPYYELATVLVDLNSYAQAEELLMKALGLFAAQPAAVERLHYGLGNVYYAAQDYPKAIAQFDQLGDQLKGAGYLMIAQSHMANGDHKRALAFALTALTSQPKDVATLQVVAENLLALGNMAQAAQYYDQVLALDAKNGRATFDRGLVAMVQGEPYAQYFKRAQHLDPAYYAQGQKKLADIETFIQTQHKQKKE; this is encoded by the coding sequence ATGACAGAACCCACTTCCGCCGGCCGAGCAGCGGATAAACAACGCTCAGAAAAATTAGTCCACCAATTAGTGCAACAGATTACCCAGGAACCCGGGAAGTTCGAGCCCTACTATGAGTTAGCGACCGTGCTGGTCGATCTGAATTCGTACGCCCAGGCCGAAGAACTCTTGATGAAGGCCCTGGGGCTCTTTGCCGCCCAGCCGGCCGCCGTGGAGCGATTGCATTACGGACTAGGTAACGTGTATTACGCGGCCCAAGACTACCCTAAGGCCATCGCCCAGTTTGACCAGTTGGGCGACCAACTCAAGGGGGCCGGCTACTTGATGATTGCTCAGAGCCACATGGCGAATGGCGACCATAAGCGGGCCTTGGCCTTTGCGTTGACCGCCCTGACCAGTCAGCCTAAAGACGTGGCGACCTTGCAAGTGGTGGCCGAAAACCTGTTGGCTTTGGGGAACATGGCCCAAGCGGCGCAGTATTACGACCAGGTCTTAGCCCTCGATGCGAAGAACGGGCGGGCCACGTTTGATCGAGGATTAGTGGCCATGGTGCAAGGTGAGCCTTACGCGCAGTATTTTAAGCGGGCTCAACACCTCGACCCGGCTTATTATGCACAGGGGCAAAAGAAATTGGCCGACATTGAAACTTTCATTCAAACGCAGCACAAGCAAAAGAAGGAGTAA
- a CDS encoding ATP-dependent RecD-like DNA helicase has translation MATESLDLLATDNGHQADYVVGTVSAVFFASQDSFYKVMLVKISETSLDWHEDEIVVTGNFADIKDDVAYRFTGKRVEHPKYGVQFQADNYQNETPTSRNGVIAYLSGDDFPGVGKKTAERVVDALGNDAIEAILNDHTVLETLGLSPKVTQTLIDNLQANNGMEQIIIGLNGYGFGSTLAAAIYNHYQEKTLDVIHENPYRLAEDIAGVSFKRADQIATQLGYAPDRPERLRAGILQTLRDLSVANGDTYTTAKPLLTNALGLLENSRNVRLNPQDLATQLLELAKQQKVVGDDQRIYLKPLYDDEWQIAEHLNRLLQADDDPAAKFNDEAIQKQLRIVEKQTDITYDDSQTAALTAAIRAKVLLLTGGPGTGKTTIIRGLVQLYARLHELSLDLNEYKERPFPILLAAPTGRAAKRMSETTGLPASTIHRLLGLTGREADIEDATTKDLEGGLLIIDEVSMVDVSLMKVLLRAVPVGMQVIFVGDKDQLPSVGPGQVFHDLLASDQLTKIQLDTIYRQGDGSSIIPLAHAIKNGQLPANFTQNQPDRSFIACHANQVADVIDQIVGKAHQKGFSAADIQVLAPMYRGTAGIDRLNDILQGILNPKKSERTKEVEFRHQRFRIGDKVLHLVNSPENNVFNGDIGTITGIDLASDKHSKVKSDQLTIAFEQTEVTYARNDWIRLTLAYCMSIHKAQGSEFKLVILPMVSQYSRMLQRNLLYTAVTRAAQMLILVGEPQAFTACVENLSVNRHTTLTQRIQAVLAPDAPQTPTAGEAPTSNAPTPSATAAKASVEQSPAPAAQPTTPPDYRLTPELAAAGQIDPMIGMQGITPQQFMPRA, from the coding sequence ATGGCAACCGAATCTTTGGACTTACTCGCGACCGATAACGGCCACCAAGCCGATTACGTGGTGGGGACGGTGAGTGCGGTCTTCTTTGCCAGCCAGGATAGTTTTTATAAAGTCATGCTGGTTAAGATCAGTGAGACCAGTTTAGACTGGCACGAAGACGAGATTGTGGTCACCGGCAACTTTGCGGATATCAAGGACGACGTGGCCTACCGGTTCACCGGTAAGCGAGTGGAACACCCTAAGTACGGGGTCCAGTTCCAGGCAGACAACTATCAAAACGAAACGCCGACTTCCCGGAACGGGGTCATTGCTTATTTGAGTGGCGATGATTTTCCCGGTGTCGGCAAAAAGACCGCCGAACGGGTGGTGGACGCCCTGGGCAACGACGCTATTGAGGCCATCCTAAACGATCACACGGTGCTGGAGACGTTGGGGCTGTCGCCGAAGGTCACCCAGACGTTGATCGATAACCTCCAGGCCAATAACGGCATGGAGCAGATCATCATTGGGTTAAATGGCTACGGTTTTGGGAGTACCTTGGCCGCCGCCATTTATAACCACTACCAGGAAAAAACGCTCGACGTGATTCATGAGAATCCTTACCGGTTAGCCGAGGACATCGCCGGGGTGAGTTTCAAGCGGGCCGATCAGATTGCCACGCAGCTGGGGTACGCTCCGGACCGCCCCGAACGATTACGCGCCGGCATCTTGCAGACACTACGGGATTTGTCCGTGGCCAACGGGGACACCTATACCACGGCCAAGCCCTTGTTGACTAATGCGTTGGGCTTGTTGGAAAACAGCCGTAACGTGCGGTTGAACCCGCAGGACCTGGCGACCCAGTTACTGGAACTGGCCAAGCAGCAGAAGGTCGTGGGCGACGACCAGCGCATCTACTTAAAACCGTTGTACGACGACGAATGGCAAATTGCCGAACACCTCAACCGGCTCTTACAAGCCGACGACGATCCGGCGGCCAAGTTCAATGACGAGGCTATTCAAAAACAATTACGCATCGTCGAAAAACAAACGGACATCACCTACGACGACTCCCAGACCGCAGCGCTGACCGCGGCGATTCGGGCCAAGGTCCTATTACTGACCGGGGGACCGGGGACCGGAAAGACCACGATCATTCGCGGTTTGGTCCAGTTATATGCCCGGCTACACGAGCTTTCTTTAGACCTTAACGAGTACAAGGAACGGCCGTTTCCGATCCTGTTAGCGGCCCCGACTGGTCGAGCCGCTAAGCGGATGAGTGAGACCACCGGCCTGCCCGCCAGTACGATTCACCGCTTATTGGGATTGACTGGTCGCGAAGCCGACATCGAAGACGCCACCACCAAGGATTTAGAGGGCGGTTTACTGATCATCGACGAGGTGTCAATGGTTGACGTGTCACTGATGAAGGTTCTGTTACGGGCCGTGCCGGTGGGCATGCAGGTGATTTTTGTGGGGGATAAGGATCAGCTGCCTTCCGTGGGGCCGGGCCAGGTCTTTCACGACCTCTTAGCGAGCGATCAGCTGACCAAGATTCAACTAGATACCATTTACCGGCAGGGGGACGGGTCTTCGATCATTCCGTTGGCCCACGCCATTAAGAACGGGCAACTGCCCGCCAACTTCACGCAAAATCAACCGGACCGGTCGTTTATTGCCTGTCATGCCAATCAGGTAGCCGACGTGATCGACCAGATTGTGGGGAAGGCTCACCAGAAGGGCTTTAGCGCCGCCGATATTCAGGTGCTGGCCCCGATGTACCGGGGGACGGCTGGCATCGACCGGCTTAACGACATCTTGCAGGGAATTTTGAACCCCAAGAAGAGTGAACGCACCAAGGAAGTCGAGTTTCGTCACCAGCGTTTTCGGATCGGTGACAAGGTCTTACACCTAGTCAATAGTCCCGAAAATAACGTGTTTAACGGCGACATTGGGACCATCACCGGGATTGACCTGGCTAGTGATAAGCACAGCAAGGTTAAAAGCGATCAGCTGACGATTGCCTTTGAACAAACCGAGGTTACTTATGCCCGGAACGACTGGATTCGCTTGACCTTGGCCTACTGCATGTCAATTCACAAAGCTCAGGGTTCCGAATTTAAGCTGGTCATCTTGCCGATGGTCAGTCAGTACAGTCGAATGCTCCAGCGTAACCTGCTATATACGGCGGTGACCCGAGCGGCACAGATGTTGATTCTAGTGGGCGAACCCCAGGCCTTTACGGCGTGCGTGGAGAACTTGTCGGTCAACCGGCACACCACGTTGACCCAACGCATCCAGGCGGTCTTGGCCCCGGATGCCCCGCAAACGCC